A region of Argentina anserina chromosome 5, drPotAnse1.1, whole genome shotgun sequence DNA encodes the following proteins:
- the LOC126796333 gene encoding subtilisin-like protease SBT3.10 isoform X2, which yields MDSSTRNMTSARKNYSLVVLAFILFQHHLYRLVKATSQDCKVHIVYLGEKTHDDPASTKKFHHKMLTDLLGSKEAAYSSILYSYKHGFSGFAARLTESQAEKIAEFPGVVQVIPNRIHKLHTTRSWDFIGIHHHSPENHLTRNMGKGTIIGVIDSGVWPESESFNDEGMDPIPSQWKGICQQGEFFNSTHCNKKLIGARWFLRGALDEFRTPFNKTDGVDFLSPRDGIGHGTHTASTAAGYFVKRANYRGLASGLARGGAPLAHLAIYKVCWANRGCTDADLLKAFDKAIHDGVDILSVSLGNEVPLFSYVDLRDTIAIGSFHATMKGITVVCSAGNDGPTSQTIVNTAPWLITVAATKIDRAFPAAITLGNNQTFWGQSIDIGKHNHGFSGLTYSERIALNFTEESAKDCQPGSLNATLASGKIVLCFSMSNEQDIASASAIVKKAGGIGLIYAEFPNDGLVSCEIPCIIVDYEVGTQILLYIRKARYPIAKRSDPTTVVGKWVSPQVATFSSRGPSSITPTVLKPDIAAPGVDIIAAFRPHEKKQSSGYVLLSGTSMACPHVTGIVALIKSVHKYWSPAAIKSALVTTASQTGTDGTSISAQGLTRKEADPFDMGGGHVDPNKAMDPGLIYNATTNDYIQFLCSLGYSSASLTRLTKTTINCIRKADAMNLNLPSIAIPNLKRTSTVTRTVTNVGKINSKYKAMVQAPPGVKMTVKPQTLSFNKTTRILSYKVTFFSTQNLNGGYKFGSLTWTDGEHLVRSPIVIRMTEFESHAHV from the exons ATGGATTCCAGTACAAGAAACATGACTTCTGCAAGAAAGAACTACTCTCTGGTAGTTCTGGCTTTCATCTTATTTCAGCATCATCTGTATAGATTAGTCAAGGCCACAAGTCAAGATTGTAAA GTGCACATTGTATATTTGGGAGAAAAGACACATGACGATCCAGCATCCACAAAAAAGTTTCACCATAAAATGCTCACAGACTTGTTAGGAAG CAAAGAAGCTGCATACAGTTCCATTCTCTACAGCTATAAGCATGGATTTTCTGGATTTGCTGCAAGATTAACAGAATCTCAAGCAGAAAAAATTGCAG AGTTTCCAGGAGTTGTCCAAGTGATCCCCAATCGCATTCACAAGCTCCATACAACCAGAAGTTGGGATTTCATTGGAATACATCATCATTCTCCAGAAAATCATTTAACAAGAAACATGGGAAAAGGAACCATAATTGGTGTCATTGATTCAG GTGTTTGGCCAGAGTCTGAAAGTTTCAATGACGAAGGCATGGATCCTATCCCATCACAGTGGAAAGGAATTTGCCAGCAGGGTGAGTTCTTTAACTCCACACATTGCAACAAGAAACTTATTGGTGCTCGCTGGTTCTTAAGAGGAGCGCTTGATGAATTCAGAACACCATTTAACAAAACTGACGGAGTAGACTTTCTGTCACCGAGGGATGGAATAGGCCATGGCACTCATACAGCCTCTACAGCGGCCGGCTATTTCGTCAAAAGAGCCAATTATAGAGGACTAGCTTCAGGATTAGCCAGAGGAGGAGCACCTCTAGCTCACTTGGCAATTTACAAGGTTTGCTGGGCCAATAGAGGATGCACTGATGCTGATCTTCTTAAAGCATTTGACAAGGCCATTCATGATGGAGTTGACATTCTATCTGTTTCTTTAGGGAATGAGGTTCCGTTGTTCTCTTATGTCGATCTACGTGATACAATTGCAATTGGTTCCTTTCATGCAACCATGAAGGGGATTACAGTTGTTTGCTCAGCTGGAAATGATGGTCCTACCTCGCAGACTATTGTAAACACTGCACCATGGCTCATTACTGTTGCAGCAACCAAAATAGACAGGGCATTTCCAGCTGCCATTACACTTGGAAATAACCAGACTTTTTGG GGCCAATCTATTGACATTGGAAAGCATAACCATGGATTTTCAGGCCTCACATACTCCGAACGCATAGCGCTAAACTTCACAGAAGAATCAGC CAAGGATTGTCAGCCTGGAAGTCTCAATGCAACATTAGCCTCAGGGAAAATAGTACTATGTTTCTCCATGTCAAATGAACAAGACATTGCTTCTGCATCAGCTATAGTGAAAAAAGCTGGTGGAATTGGACTAATATATGCAGAGTTTCCCAATGATGGGCTCGTGTCATGCGAAATTCCATGCATTATCGTAGATTATGAAGTAGGAACACAAATACTTCTCTACATCAGAAAAGCAAG GTACCCAATTGCCAAGCGCAGTGATCCAACCACTGTTGTTGGAAAATGGGTCTCTCCACAAGTTGCTACTTTCTCATCTAGAGGACCTAGTTCCATAACACCAACAGTTTTAAAG CCTGACATAGCTGCACCAGGAGTGGACATCATAGCTGCATTTCGACCGCATGAGAAAAAACAAAGCAGCGGTTATGTTTTGCTATCAGGAACTTCAATGGCATGTCCTCATGTGACGGGAATTGTAGCTCTCATCAAATCTGTACATAAATATTGGTCTCCTGCGGCAATAAAATCAGCTTTAGTCACTACTG CATCCCAGACTGGAACAGATGGGACAAGCATTTCTGCCCAAGGCCTAACTCGGAAGGAAGCTGACCCGTTTGACATGGGTGGAGGGCATGTGGATCCCAACAAGGCAATGGATCCCGGGTTAATATACAATGCTACTACAAACGACTACATTCAGTTTCTTTGCTCCCTGGGTTACAGTAGTGCATCACTTACTAGATTAACCAAGACTACCATCAACTGCATAAGAAAAGCTGATGCAATGAACCTCAACCTCCCTTCTATCGCAATTCCAAACCTCAAAAGAACCTCAACGGTGACAAGAACAGTGACAAATGTGGGAAAGATTAATTCAAAGTACAAGGCCATGGTGCAGGCTCCTCCTGGCGTAAAAATGACAGTAAAGCCTCAAACTTTAAGTTTCAATAAAACCACCCGAATCCTTTCCTACAAAGTTACCTTCTTCTCAACTCAGAACCTGAATGGAGGTTACAAGTTTGGGAGCCTAACATGGACAGACGGTGAGCATCTTGTCAGGAGTCCTATAGTTATTCGTATGACCGAATTTGAATCACATGCTCATGTATGA
- the LOC126796333 gene encoding subtilisin-like protease SBT3.10 isoform X1: MTSARKNYSLVVLAFILFQHHLYRLVKATSQDCKVHIVYLGEKTHDDPASTKKFHHKMLTDLLGSKEAAYSSILYSYKHGFSGFAARLTESQAEKIAEFPGVVQVIPNRIHKLHTTRSWDFIGIHHHSPENHLTRNMGKGTIIGVIDSGVWPESESFNDEGMDPIPSQWKGICQQGEFFNSTHCNKKLIGARWFLRGALDEFRTPFNKTDGVDFLSPRDGIGHGTHTASTAAGYFVKRANYRGLASGLARGGAPLAHLAIYKVCWANRGCTDADLLKAFDKAIHDGVDILSVSLGNEVPLFSYVDLRDTIAIGSFHATMKGITVVCSAGNDGPTSQTIVNTAPWLITVAATKIDRAFPAAITLGNNQTFWVNEMILGTKAEKMKQQLTKFWKCHLFQGQSIDIGKHNHGFSGLTYSERIALNFTEESAKDCQPGSLNATLASGKIVLCFSMSNEQDIASASAIVKKAGGIGLIYAEFPNDGLVSCEIPCIIVDYEVGTQILLYIRKARYPIAKRSDPTTVVGKWVSPQVATFSSRGPSSITPTVLKPDIAAPGVDIIAAFRPHEKKQSSGYVLLSGTSMACPHVTGIVALIKSVHKYWSPAAIKSALVTTASQTGTDGTSISAQGLTRKEADPFDMGGGHVDPNKAMDPGLIYNATTNDYIQFLCSLGYSSASLTRLTKTTINCIRKADAMNLNLPSIAIPNLKRTSTVTRTVTNVGKINSKYKAMVQAPPGVKMTVKPQTLSFNKTTRILSYKVTFFSTQNLNGGYKFGSLTWTDGEHLVRSPIVIRMTEFESHAHV, from the exons ATGACTTCTGCAAGAAAGAACTACTCTCTGGTAGTTCTGGCTTTCATCTTATTTCAGCATCATCTGTATAGATTAGTCAAGGCCACAAGTCAAGATTGTAAA GTGCACATTGTATATTTGGGAGAAAAGACACATGACGATCCAGCATCCACAAAAAAGTTTCACCATAAAATGCTCACAGACTTGTTAGGAAG CAAAGAAGCTGCATACAGTTCCATTCTCTACAGCTATAAGCATGGATTTTCTGGATTTGCTGCAAGATTAACAGAATCTCAAGCAGAAAAAATTGCAG AGTTTCCAGGAGTTGTCCAAGTGATCCCCAATCGCATTCACAAGCTCCATACAACCAGAAGTTGGGATTTCATTGGAATACATCATCATTCTCCAGAAAATCATTTAACAAGAAACATGGGAAAAGGAACCATAATTGGTGTCATTGATTCAG GTGTTTGGCCAGAGTCTGAAAGTTTCAATGACGAAGGCATGGATCCTATCCCATCACAGTGGAAAGGAATTTGCCAGCAGGGTGAGTTCTTTAACTCCACACATTGCAACAAGAAACTTATTGGTGCTCGCTGGTTCTTAAGAGGAGCGCTTGATGAATTCAGAACACCATTTAACAAAACTGACGGAGTAGACTTTCTGTCACCGAGGGATGGAATAGGCCATGGCACTCATACAGCCTCTACAGCGGCCGGCTATTTCGTCAAAAGAGCCAATTATAGAGGACTAGCTTCAGGATTAGCCAGAGGAGGAGCACCTCTAGCTCACTTGGCAATTTACAAGGTTTGCTGGGCCAATAGAGGATGCACTGATGCTGATCTTCTTAAAGCATTTGACAAGGCCATTCATGATGGAGTTGACATTCTATCTGTTTCTTTAGGGAATGAGGTTCCGTTGTTCTCTTATGTCGATCTACGTGATACAATTGCAATTGGTTCCTTTCATGCAACCATGAAGGGGATTACAGTTGTTTGCTCAGCTGGAAATGATGGTCCTACCTCGCAGACTATTGTAAACACTGCACCATGGCTCATTACTGTTGCAGCAACCAAAATAGACAGGGCATTTCCAGCTGCCATTACACTTGGAAATAACCAGACTTTTTGGGTAAATGAGATGATCCTTGGAACTAAAGCTGAAAAAATGAAGCAGCAACTTACCAAATTTTGGAAATGTCATCTATTTCAGGGCCAATCTATTGACATTGGAAAGCATAACCATGGATTTTCAGGCCTCACATACTCCGAACGCATAGCGCTAAACTTCACAGAAGAATCAGC CAAGGATTGTCAGCCTGGAAGTCTCAATGCAACATTAGCCTCAGGGAAAATAGTACTATGTTTCTCCATGTCAAATGAACAAGACATTGCTTCTGCATCAGCTATAGTGAAAAAAGCTGGTGGAATTGGACTAATATATGCAGAGTTTCCCAATGATGGGCTCGTGTCATGCGAAATTCCATGCATTATCGTAGATTATGAAGTAGGAACACAAATACTTCTCTACATCAGAAAAGCAAG GTACCCAATTGCCAAGCGCAGTGATCCAACCACTGTTGTTGGAAAATGGGTCTCTCCACAAGTTGCTACTTTCTCATCTAGAGGACCTAGTTCCATAACACCAACAGTTTTAAAG CCTGACATAGCTGCACCAGGAGTGGACATCATAGCTGCATTTCGACCGCATGAGAAAAAACAAAGCAGCGGTTATGTTTTGCTATCAGGAACTTCAATGGCATGTCCTCATGTGACGGGAATTGTAGCTCTCATCAAATCTGTACATAAATATTGGTCTCCTGCGGCAATAAAATCAGCTTTAGTCACTACTG CATCCCAGACTGGAACAGATGGGACAAGCATTTCTGCCCAAGGCCTAACTCGGAAGGAAGCTGACCCGTTTGACATGGGTGGAGGGCATGTGGATCCCAACAAGGCAATGGATCCCGGGTTAATATACAATGCTACTACAAACGACTACATTCAGTTTCTTTGCTCCCTGGGTTACAGTAGTGCATCACTTACTAGATTAACCAAGACTACCATCAACTGCATAAGAAAAGCTGATGCAATGAACCTCAACCTCCCTTCTATCGCAATTCCAAACCTCAAAAGAACCTCAACGGTGACAAGAACAGTGACAAATGTGGGAAAGATTAATTCAAAGTACAAGGCCATGGTGCAGGCTCCTCCTGGCGTAAAAATGACAGTAAAGCCTCAAACTTTAAGTTTCAATAAAACCACCCGAATCCTTTCCTACAAAGTTACCTTCTTCTCAACTCAGAACCTGAATGGAGGTTACAAGTTTGGGAGCCTAACATGGACAGACGGTGAGCATCTTGTCAGGAGTCCTATAGTTATTCGTATGACCGAATTTGAATCACATGCTCATGTATGA
- the LOC126796333 gene encoding subtilisin-like protease SBT3.8 isoform X3 — translation MGKGTIIGVIDSGVWPESESFNDEGMDPIPSQWKGICQQGEFFNSTHCNKKLIGARWFLRGALDEFRTPFNKTDGVDFLSPRDGIGHGTHTASTAAGYFVKRANYRGLASGLARGGAPLAHLAIYKVCWANRGCTDADLLKAFDKAIHDGVDILSVSLGNEVPLFSYVDLRDTIAIGSFHATMKGITVVCSAGNDGPTSQTIVNTAPWLITVAATKIDRAFPAAITLGNNQTFWVNEMILGTKAEKMKQQLTKFWKCHLFQGQSIDIGKHNHGFSGLTYSERIALNFTEESAKDCQPGSLNATLASGKIVLCFSMSNEQDIASASAIVKKAGGIGLIYAEFPNDGLVSCEIPCIIVDYEVGTQILLYIRKARYPIAKRSDPTTVVGKWVSPQVATFSSRGPSSITPTVLKPDIAAPGVDIIAAFRPHEKKQSSGYVLLSGTSMACPHVTGIVALIKSVHKYWSPAAIKSALVTTASQTGTDGTSISAQGLTRKEADPFDMGGGHVDPNKAMDPGLIYNATTNDYIQFLCSLGYSSASLTRLTKTTINCIRKADAMNLNLPSIAIPNLKRTSTVTRTVTNVGKINSKYKAMVQAPPGVKMTVKPQTLSFNKTTRILSYKVTFFSTQNLNGGYKFGSLTWTDGEHLVRSPIVIRMTEFESHAHV, via the exons ATGGGAAAAGGAACCATAATTGGTGTCATTGATTCAG GTGTTTGGCCAGAGTCTGAAAGTTTCAATGACGAAGGCATGGATCCTATCCCATCACAGTGGAAAGGAATTTGCCAGCAGGGTGAGTTCTTTAACTCCACACATTGCAACAAGAAACTTATTGGTGCTCGCTGGTTCTTAAGAGGAGCGCTTGATGAATTCAGAACACCATTTAACAAAACTGACGGAGTAGACTTTCTGTCACCGAGGGATGGAATAGGCCATGGCACTCATACAGCCTCTACAGCGGCCGGCTATTTCGTCAAAAGAGCCAATTATAGAGGACTAGCTTCAGGATTAGCCAGAGGAGGAGCACCTCTAGCTCACTTGGCAATTTACAAGGTTTGCTGGGCCAATAGAGGATGCACTGATGCTGATCTTCTTAAAGCATTTGACAAGGCCATTCATGATGGAGTTGACATTCTATCTGTTTCTTTAGGGAATGAGGTTCCGTTGTTCTCTTATGTCGATCTACGTGATACAATTGCAATTGGTTCCTTTCATGCAACCATGAAGGGGATTACAGTTGTTTGCTCAGCTGGAAATGATGGTCCTACCTCGCAGACTATTGTAAACACTGCACCATGGCTCATTACTGTTGCAGCAACCAAAATAGACAGGGCATTTCCAGCTGCCATTACACTTGGAAATAACCAGACTTTTTGGGTAAATGAGATGATCCTTGGAACTAAAGCTGAAAAAATGAAGCAGCAACTTACCAAATTTTGGAAATGTCATCTATTTCAGGGCCAATCTATTGACATTGGAAAGCATAACCATGGATTTTCAGGCCTCACATACTCCGAACGCATAGCGCTAAACTTCACAGAAGAATCAGC CAAGGATTGTCAGCCTGGAAGTCTCAATGCAACATTAGCCTCAGGGAAAATAGTACTATGTTTCTCCATGTCAAATGAACAAGACATTGCTTCTGCATCAGCTATAGTGAAAAAAGCTGGTGGAATTGGACTAATATATGCAGAGTTTCCCAATGATGGGCTCGTGTCATGCGAAATTCCATGCATTATCGTAGATTATGAAGTAGGAACACAAATACTTCTCTACATCAGAAAAGCAAG GTACCCAATTGCCAAGCGCAGTGATCCAACCACTGTTGTTGGAAAATGGGTCTCTCCACAAGTTGCTACTTTCTCATCTAGAGGACCTAGTTCCATAACACCAACAGTTTTAAAG CCTGACATAGCTGCACCAGGAGTGGACATCATAGCTGCATTTCGACCGCATGAGAAAAAACAAAGCAGCGGTTATGTTTTGCTATCAGGAACTTCAATGGCATGTCCTCATGTGACGGGAATTGTAGCTCTCATCAAATCTGTACATAAATATTGGTCTCCTGCGGCAATAAAATCAGCTTTAGTCACTACTG CATCCCAGACTGGAACAGATGGGACAAGCATTTCTGCCCAAGGCCTAACTCGGAAGGAAGCTGACCCGTTTGACATGGGTGGAGGGCATGTGGATCCCAACAAGGCAATGGATCCCGGGTTAATATACAATGCTACTACAAACGACTACATTCAGTTTCTTTGCTCCCTGGGTTACAGTAGTGCATCACTTACTAGATTAACCAAGACTACCATCAACTGCATAAGAAAAGCTGATGCAATGAACCTCAACCTCCCTTCTATCGCAATTCCAAACCTCAAAAGAACCTCAACGGTGACAAGAACAGTGACAAATGTGGGAAAGATTAATTCAAAGTACAAGGCCATGGTGCAGGCTCCTCCTGGCGTAAAAATGACAGTAAAGCCTCAAACTTTAAGTTTCAATAAAACCACCCGAATCCTTTCCTACAAAGTTACCTTCTTCTCAACTCAGAACCTGAATGGAGGTTACAAGTTTGGGAGCCTAACATGGACAGACGGTGAGCATCTTGTCAGGAGTCCTATAGTTATTCGTATGACCGAATTTGAATCACATGCTCATGTATGA
- the LOC126794252 gene encoding histone H4 produces the protein MSGRGKGGKGLGKGGAKRHRKVLRDNIQGITKPAIRRLARRGGVKRISGLIYEETRGVLKIFLENVIRDAVTYTEHARRKTVTAMDVVYALKRQGRTLYGFGG, from the coding sequence ATGTCAGGAAGAGGAAAAGGAGGGAAGGGTTTGGGGAAAGGAGGAGCGAAGAGGCACAGGAAGGTGCTGAGGGACAACATCCAGGGCATCACCAAGCCGGCGATTCGGAGGCTGGCTCGCCGTGGAGGAGTCAAGCGCATCAGTGGGCTTATCTATGAAGAAACCAGAGGGGTTCTCAAGATTTTCTTGGAGAATGTGATTCGTGATGCTGTGACTTACACTGAGCACGCTAGGAGGAAGACTGTGACTGCTATGGATGTGGTGTATGCTCTCAAGAGGCAGGGCCGAACCCTCTATGGTTTCGGTGGTTAG
- the LOC126794748 gene encoding 50S ribosomal protein L11, chloroplastic: MASSISASQHLLPSFSSPITTNPDSTRSRPLSSSLWGSPISVSSFSSTLKLSPNFQTRRSLSVIAMAPPKPGGKAKKVVGMIKLALEAGKATPAPPVGPALGSKGVNIMAFCKDYNARTADKAGYVIPVEITVYDDKSFTFILKTPPASVLLLKAAGAEKGSKDPQLEKVGTVTIDQLRTIAQEKLPDLNCTTIESAMRIIAGTAANMGIDIDPPVLEKKKKEVLL; this comes from the exons ATGGCGTCCTCCATTTCCGCCTCCCAACACCTCCTTCCCTCTTTCTCCTCACCCATCACCACTAATCCCGACTCCACCAGGTCTCGGCCGCTCTCCTCTTCCCTCTGGGGTTCACCCATCAGCGTCAGCAGCTTCTCTTCCACCCTCAAACTCTCCCCCAACTTCCAAACCCGGCGGAGCCTCAGTGTCATTGCAATGGCCCCACCCAAACCCGGCGGCAAAGCCAAGAAAG TGGTGGGAATGATAAAGCTGGCGCTTGAGGCAGGGAAGGCCACTCCGGCGCCGCCCGTGGGTCCCGCGCTGGGTTCGAAAGGTGTGAACATCATggctttctgtaaggattacAATGCCAGGACCGCCGACAAGGCCGGTTATGTCATTCCCGTCGAGATCACCGTCTACGAT GATAAGAGTTTTACTTTCATTTTGAAGACTCCACCTGCTTCGGTCTTGCTTCTTAAGGCTGCCG GAGCTGAGAAAGGTTCAAAAGACCCACAATTGGAGAAAGTAGGGACGGTAACTATTGACCAGCTGCGTACAATTGCACAAGAGAAGCTGCCAGACTTAAACTGCACAACTATTGAATCAGCAATGAGAATTATAGCCGGCACAGCAGCTAATATGGGGATCGATATTGACCCTCCTGTTctcgaaaagaaaaagaaggaagttCTGCTGTAG
- the LOC126793785 gene encoding metal tolerance protein 1-like — translation MEAQHSGHGHIIEVHGDVKDIESSLRGSKVCAEAPCGFADPNNSSKDAKERSASMRKLFVAVVLCIIFMTVEVVGGIKANSLAIMTDAAHLLSDVAAFAISLFSLWASGWEATPRQTYGFFRIEILGTLVSIQMIWLLTGILVYEAIARLIYETGEVQGFLMFIVSAFGLVVNILMAFLLGHDHGHGHGHGHDHGHGHGHSDHDHGHREHHHHNEDHCDHGHDDEHHHSEGADHTRPLLTENTRKKKQRNINVQGAYLHVLGDLIQSIGVMIGGAVIWYKPEWKIIDLICTLVFSVIVLWTTINMMRNILEVLMESTPREIDATKLEKGLCEMDEVVAVHELHIWAITVGKVLLACHVIAKSDADTDIVLEKVIDYIKREYNITHVTIQIERQ, via the coding sequence ATGGAAGCACAACATTCTGGACACGGGCATATAATTGAAGTGCATGGAGATGTGAAAGATATCGAGTCAAGCTTGCGTGGTAGCAAGGTTTGTGCGGAAGCACCTTGTGGATTTGCAGATCCTAATAACAGTTCGAAAGATGCTAAGGAACGTTCCGCATCAATGCGGAAGCTTTTTGTAGCAGTTGTGCTCTGTATCATATTCATGACTGTGGAAGTTGTTGGGGGTATTAAAGCCAATAGTCTTGCTATTATGACTGATGCCGCTCATCTATTGTCAGATGTTGCAGCGTTTGCAATTTCATTGTTCTCCTTGTGGGCATCAGGATGGGAAGCAACTCCACGCCAGACTTATGGCTTCTTCAGAATTGAGATACTTGGTACACTTGTTTCCATCCAGATGATATGGCTTCTTACCGGGATCCTTGTTTACGAAGCCATTGCCAGACTCATCTATGAGACCGGGGAAGTTCagggctttctgatgtttATTGTTTCTGCATTTGGTTTGGTGGTTAATATTCTTATGGCGTTCTTGTTGGGTCATGATCATGGCCATGGTCACGGGCACGGCCATGATCATGGTCACGGCCACGGCCATAGTGACCACGATCATGGACACAGGGAGCATCATCATCACAATGAGGATCATTGCGACCATGGACATGATGACGAGCACCATCATTCTGAGGGAGCAGATCACACACGTCCACTGCTCACTGAAAATAcaagaaagaagaagcaaCGAAATATCAATGTGCAGGGGGCTTATCTTCATGTACTCGGAGACCTCATTCAGAGTATTGGAGTTATGATAGGTGGAGCAGTCATATGGTACAAGCCAGAGTGGAAGATTATCGACTTGATATGCACCCTTGTATTCTCAGTAATTGTGCTGTGGACAACAATCAATATGATGCGCAACATATTGGAGGTTCTTATGGAGAGCACTCCTAGAGAAATTGATGCCACAAAACTTGAGAAAGGTCTCTGTGAGATGGATGAAGTTGTGGCAGTTCATGAACTTCATATTTGGGCCATTACTGTTGGGAAGGTGCTACTGGCTTGCCATGTTATTGCTAAATCGGATGCAGATACTGACATAGTACTAGAGAAGGTGATAGACTATATCAAGAGGGAATATAATATCACTCATGTTACCATTCAGATAGAGCGTCAGTAG
- the LOC126793566 gene encoding protein DMR6-LIKE OXYGENASE 2-like, which translates to MATAKLLLTDLISGVDRVPSNYIRPVSDRPNYADVLASSEGSIPLIDLQGLNGPNHSDIIKQIAQACQNDGFFQVKNHGVPEEMINGMLRTAREFFRLPESERMKMYSDDPSKTTRLSTSFNVKTEKTANWRDFLRLHCYPLEDYVHEWPSNPPSFREEVSEYCTSVRGLVLKLLEAISESLGLQKDYIVKALGKQAQHMAMNYYPPCPEPELTYGLPGHTDGNLITILLQDDVPGLQVLRNGKWVAVNPIPNTFIVNIGDQMQVISNDRYKSVLHRAAVNCNKERISIPTFYCPSPDALISPAKELVSHDQPAMYRNFTYAEFYGKFWDRGLAKECCLDLFKQN; encoded by the exons ATGGCCACAGCGAAGCTACTCTTAACAGACCTCATCTCCGGCGTCGACCGTGTGCCTTCAAACTACATTCGGCCCGTCTCCGACCGTCCAAATTATGCCGACGTCCTGGCGTCATCAGAGGGCTCCATCCCTCTCATTGATCTTCAGGGTCTCAATGGACCCAACCACTCCGATATTATCAAACAGATTGCCCAAGCTTGCCAAAATGATGGCTTCTTTCAG GTCAAAAATCATGGGGTGCCGGAGGAGATGATCAATGGCATGTTAAGGACAGCAAGAGAGTTTTTCAGGTTGCCGGAGAGTGAAAGGATGAAGATGTACTCCGATGACCCTTCAAAGACTACAAGGCTTTCCACTAGTTTCAATGTCAAGACAGAAAAAACCGCCAACTGGAGAGACTTTCTCAGACTCCACTGCTACCCTCTCGAAGATTACGTCCATGAATGGCCCTCCAATCCCCCCTCATTCAG GGAGGAAGTGAGTGAATATTGCACCAGTGTTAGAGGGCTAGTGCTAAAACTGCTTGAGGCCATATCAGAGAGCTTGGGACTGCAAAAGGACTACATTGTGAAGGCTTTAGGCAAGCAAGCCCAACATATGGCAATGAATTACTACCCGCCATGTCCAGAACCAGAGCTTACTTACGGTTTGCCGGGACATACCGACGGTAACCTAATCACCATACTTCTCCAGGACGATGTGCCTGGATTGCAAGTCCTTCGAAATGGCAAGTGGGTTGCTGTAAACCCTATTCCCAACACTTTCATTGTCAATATTGGTGATCAAATGCAG GTAATTAGCAACGACAGGTACAAGAGTGTGCTGCACAGAGCTGCTGTGAACTGCAATAAAGAGAGAATATCAATTCCAACCTTCTACTGTCCATCACCTGATGCACTGATCAGTCCGGCCAAGGAGCTCGTCAGTCATGATCAACCAGCAATGTACAGAAACTTCACATATGCAGAGTTCTATGGGAAATTTTGGGACAGAGGACTAGCCAAAGAGTGTTGCTTAGACTTGTTTAAACAAAATTGA
- the LOC126793568 gene encoding mitochondrial import inner membrane translocase subunit Tim13, giving the protein MDFSSPSSGSSSSSQFNPETFKSQLQNQLAQAYAEEFLETLRTKCFDKCITKPGSSLSGGESSCVSRCMDRYVEATGIISKALFSATQH; this is encoded by the exons ATGGATTTTTCATCGCCGTCAAGcggatcttcttcttcaagccAATTCAATCCTGAAACGTTCAAGAGCCAGCTTCAGAACCAACTCGCTCAGGCTTATGCCGAAGAGTTCCTTGAG ACCCTGAGAACGAAGTGCTTTGACAAGTGCATAACAAAACCAGGATCAAGCCTAAGCGGGGGTGAGAGCAGCTGCGTCTCTAGATGTATGGATCGTTATGTTGAGGCCACTGGTATCATCAGTAAAGCTCTCTTTAGTGCAACCCAGCACTAA